A genomic segment from Aspergillus puulaauensis MK2 DNA, chromosome 1, nearly complete sequence encodes:
- a CDS encoding uncharacterized protein (COG:S;~EggNog:ENOG410PQ8H;~SECRETED:SignalP(1-33);~TransMembrane:1 (n17-28c33/34o188-209i)), which produces MPSGSSGSWSFSLRASFLTLFYLTLAFTTSVLAQSEDVQLRPSAASDSFPACGVNCEILAQADDACTPPTVPATNRQTYVSCFCQSALITGLKSNAQSVCGTCTSQSDSQKLQKWYVDFCNSGGKTGSNSGNSNSNNDGGNNDGNNNNNSGNNNDNSDSNDDSDTSASSSSSSNKSAPKSWWDGHWKWIVMVIVLAGAFTTIAVVGVWLKRRHDKKYPNLYHAGASDSRVFQNRSHDSAVPGAIPGVLPARHHDSVNTNSFASSSRTEYVPPAARQAPAPSRLQKSQGVNDIEIREAQR; this is translated from the exons ATGCCATCAGGGTCTTCAGggtcctggtccttctcGCTCAGGGCTTCATTCCTAACGCTATTTTACCTGACCCTCGCTTTTACCACCTCCGTTCTCGCCCAAAGTGAGGATGTCCAACTACGTCCTTCCGCCGCTTCCGACTCGTTTCCCGCCTGTGGTGTGAACTGTGAGATTCTCGCCCAAGCCGACGATGCCTGCACGCCTCCCACTGTCCCAGCGACAAACCGACAAACCTACGTTTCGTGTTTCTGCCAGTCGGCCCTGATTACGGGGTTGAAGAGCAATGCGCAGAGCGTATGTGGCACCTGCACGAGCCAGAGTGATAGTCAGAAACTGCAGAAGTGGTACGTCGACTTTTGCAACAGCGGCGGCAAGACGGGCAGCAATTCCGGGAACTCAAACTCTAATAACGACGGCGGAAACAACGACggaaacaacaacaataacagcggcaacaacaacgacaacagcgacagcaatGACGACTCAGACACttcggccagctccagctcgtcgTCAAATAAATCGGCACCAAAGTCATG GTGGGATGGCCACTGGAAATGGATAGTTATGGTCATAGTCCTCGCTGGTGCATTCACAACaatcgccgtcgtcggaGTCTGGCTGAAGCGACGCCACGACAAAAAATACCCAAATTTGTACCACGCGGGTGCGAGCGACAGCAGAGTATTTCAAAACCGTAGCCATGATTCCGCTGTGCCGGGCGCCATACCGGGCGTGCTTCCAGCGCGGCACCACGACTCTGTGAATACAAATTCCTTCGCTAGCAGCTCCCGAACAGAATACGTCCCGCCAGCCGCTCGACAAGCGCCCGCGCCGTCGCGTCTGCAAAAATCGCAGGGTGTAAACGATATCGAAATTAGAGAGGCCCAGCGGTGA
- a CDS encoding branched-chain amino acid aminotransferase (COG:E;~EggNog:ENOG410PI4C;~InterPro:IPR036038,IPR005786,IPR001544,IPR043131, IPR043132;~PFAM:PF01063;~go_function: GO:0003824 - catalytic activity [Evidence IEA];~go_function: GO:0004084 - branched-chain-amino-acid transaminase activity [Evidence IEA];~go_process: GO:0009081 - branched-chain amino acid metabolic process [Evidence IEA]) encodes MAPQAQFPPPPVDTIDWNNVGFKVREVNGHVEARYTASTKSWTAPQLVKSPYLPIHGMAPGLNYGQQAYEGLKAFRHPSNNKITIFRPDRNAARMQRSAEFISVPPVPESLFLEAVELAVAANAGFVPPHETGAAMYIRPLIFGSSAQLGLSPPEEYTFVVFVMPTGVYHGVHAVDALVLEDFDRSAPEGTGSAKVGGNYAPVLRHSAKAHHEGFGITLHLDSRTRSEIDEFSTSAMIAVKRDKGSGQITLVQPDSPNVIDSVTAASVCEIGKRWFGYGVEKRRIPYEELSEFEEVMAAGTAAALVPIRSITRRSTGDKFSYESGGESAGGGDICVKLLSTLKGIQLGKVEENLGWNLVVKAPPVEWVEAAEKEQSGIEVP; translated from the exons atggcaccgCAAGCCCAAttcccccctcctccagtcgACACAATTGACTGGAACAATGTCGGCTTCAAAGTCCGCGAAG TAAACGGCCACGTCGAAGCCCGCTACACCGCGTCTACAAAATCCTGGACCGCCCCCCAGCTCGTCAAATCTCCCTACCTACCCATCCACGGGATGGCCCCCGGTCTCAACTACGGCCAGCAAGCCTACGAAGGCCTCAAGGCCTTCCGCCACCCATCGAACAACAAAATCACCATATTCCGCCCAGACCGCAACGCCGCACGCATGCAGCGCTCCGCAGAGTTCATCTCCGTCCCGCCCGTCCCGGAATCGCTATTCCTCGAAGCCGTGGAGCTGGCTGTTGCCGCGAACGCGGGGTTCGTGCCGCCCCACGAGACTGGCGCGGCGATGTACATCCGCCCGCTGATTTTCGGGTCGTCGGCGCAGCTGGGCCTTTCGCCGCCTGAGGAGTATACttttgttgtgtttgtgaTGCCGACGGGGGTGTATCATGGTGTTCATGCCGTTGATGCGCTGGTGTTGGAGGATTTCGACCGGTCTGCGCCGGAGGGGACGGGGAGTGCCAAAGTTGGTGGGAACTATGCGCCTGTGCTGCGACACAGTGCGAAGGCGCATCATGAGGGGTTCGGGATTACGCTGCATTTGGATAGTCGGACGAGGTCGGAGATTGATGAGTTTTCGACTAGTGCGATGATTGCGGTGAAGAGGGATAAGGGGAGCGGACAGATTACGCTGGTGCAGCCGGATAGTCCGAATGTGATTGATTCTGTGACGGCGGCGTCGGTGTGTGAGATTGGGAAGCGCTGGTTTGGGTATGGGgttgagaagaggagaaTTCCGTATGAGGAGTTGAgtgagtttgaggaggtcATGGCTGCTggcacggcggcggcgttggttCCTATTCGCAGCATTACGAGGCGCTCGACTGGGGATAAGTTTTCATATGAAAGTGGCGGCGAGagtgctgggggtggggatATTTGCGTGAAGCTTTTGTCCACGTTGAAGGGAATTCAGCTGGGCAAGGTTGAAGAGAACTTGGGATGGAACCTTGTTGTGAAGGCGCCCCCAGTGGAGTGGGTGGAAGCTGCTGAGAAAGAGCAGTCGGGGATTGAGGTTCCTTGA
- a CDS encoding uncharacterized protein (COG:G;~EggNog:ENOG410PMBC;~InterPro:IPR020846,IPR011701,IPR036259;~PFAM:PF07690;~TransMembrane:12 (i55-72o92-113i125-145o151-175i187-208o214-235i256-278o290-310i322-341o347-373i380-400o420-440i);~go_function: GO:0022857 - transmembrane transporter activity [Evidence IEA];~go_process: GO:0055085 - transmembrane transport [Evidence IEA]), with translation MANQLQSSTTTSVELRSLGGAEERAHRAEPTAPESEPNDLMQASAIADSEVPDGGYGWIAVSACAVMTWWFVGTSYSWGVLQAALVKEGVSSSSTLAFVGSLAVACISFLGIINARLIRWLGARVCAVSGVVLLGMGEILSGFAVKSIGGLFVTAGAVMGLGISLCFMVSAVIPAQYFKAKRGIANGIVYAGGGLGGAVISFIVDALIQSTGVAWTFRTLGLLTLATGIPAALFIKERVPIRKSAAIEWRLFRDPRFTLLFFVGAIAMFPLFVPPFFLPLFTSSLGMKSSVGAGVVAAFNFSSALGRLMCGYCSDTLGPLNTLFISLLLSAVSMLVLWPVSSSIGPLVAFVIINGMSNGGFFSTMPTVVGNVFGSARVSVAMAMIVTGWAGGYLLGAPIAGYILEASGGNEGGINAYRPAIFYAGSLAFTSAVLAAAIRLKTDMSLKKRL, from the exons ATGGCTAATCAACTAcaatcatcaacaaccacctcggTGGAGCTCCGTTCCCTAGGCGGAGCAGAAGAACGCGCCCATCGAGCGGAACCAACGGCCCCAGAATCCGAACCCAACGACCTAATGCAAGCCTCTGCAATTGCCGACTCTGAGGTCCCAGACGGTGGGTACGGCTGGATTGCTGTATCCGCGTGCGCCGTCATGACGTGGTGGTTCGTAGGGACGTCCTATAGCTGGGGTGTTCTGCAAGCCGCGCTCGTCAAAGAGGGCgtttcgtcgtcgtcgacacTGGCGTTTGTTGGCTCGCTTGCCGTCGCTTGTATCTCGTTCCTGGGAATTATTAATGCGAGGCTGATTCGCTGGTTGGGGGCGCGGGTTTGTGCGGTGTCTGGGGTTGTGTTGTTGGGCATGGGTGAGATCTTGAGTGGCTTTGCCGTGAAGAGTATTGGGGGGCTATTTGTTACTGCTGGGGCAGTTATGGGACTGGGGATTAG TCTTTGCTTTATG GTCTCAGCAGTTATTCCAGCCCAGTATTTTAAGGCTAAGCGCGGAATCGCCAATGGAATCGTCTATGCTGGGGGAGGTCTTGGTGGAGCAGTCATCAGTTTCATCGTCGACGCGCTGATCCAAAGTACTGGCGTTGCCTGGACATTCAGGACACTGGGTCTACTAACCCTAGCCACGGGCATCCCAGCAGCCCTCTTTATCAAAGAGCGTGTGCCAATCCGCAAGTCCGCTGCTATTGAATG GCGCCTCTTCCGCGACCCCCGCTTCAcgctcctcttcttcgtcggcgcAATCGCCATGTTCCCGCTCTTCGTCccacccttcttcctccccttgTTCACCTCCTCACTGGGAATGAAGTCCTCCGTCGGTGCCGGCGTAGTCGCTGCATTCAACTTCTCTTCTGCGCTCGGCCGGCTCATGTGCGGATACTGCAGCGACACACTAGGGCCGCTGAATACGctcttcatctccctcctcctcagcgcCGTGAGCATGCTTGTCCTGTGGCCCGTCTCTAGCTCTATAGGGCCACTCGTCGCATTCGTCATCATTAACGGCATGTCGAACGGCGGGTTTTTCTCGACCATGCCTACGGTTGTAGGGAATGTATTTGGGTCTGCGCGGGTGAGTGTCGCCATGGCGATGATTGTTACGGGATGGGCTGGGGGGTATTTACTT GGTGCCCCGATTGCAGGGTACATCCTCGAGGCTTCTGGTGGCAACGAGGGTGGAATTAACGCGTATAGACCTGCGATCTTCTATGCTGGGTCATTGGCCTTCACTTCAGCAGTGTTGGCAGCGGCTATCCGGTTGAAGACGGATATGAGtttgaagaagaggctgTAG
- a CDS encoding glycoside hydrolase family 76 protein (CAZy:GH76;~COG:G;~EggNog:ENOG410PFRH;~InterPro:IPR014480,IPR008928,IPR005198;~PFAM:PF03663;~SECRETED:SignalP(1-24);~TransMembrane:1 (n7-18c24/25o428-447i);~go_function: GO:0008496 - mannan endo-1,6-alpha-mannosidase activity [Evidence IEA];~go_process: GO:0005975 - carbohydrate metabolic process [Evidence IEA];~go_process: GO:0016052 - carbohydrate catabolic process [Evidence IEA]) codes for MQPCKWLWPFFLAVFVTIQKTSSALDVDIQDPESIKQTARTVAHNMMAHYHGNEPGNIPGKIPDTWWEGGALFMALIQYWYWTGDPTYNEVTTQGMLWQKGERNDFFPRNWSVYLGNDDQMFWGTAAMTAAELNFPELEQGQPSWVSLAQGVFNTQVPRWDNTVCGGGMRWQIWPYQAGYTTKNAISNGGLFQLAARLGRYTKNQTYIRWAEKIWDWSARTPLLTGDWVIADTTSMEDHCLDHGDQQWTYNYGAYLNGAAYMYNLTNGAAKWKAGIDGLLGTVWGTFFPGGGAMSEIGCEISETCDRNKDLFKGLLSSWLTFTATIAPYTADSIIPRIQQSAIAAAGQCSYGRSCGRRWNLDDWDGSATMQSDISALSVLSSAMVTFKYGAQPLTPETGATSKSSPNAGRNKDRMPGQPRPITAGDRFGAAVVTLVFLAAWWTGFSWMVREDKRDPYCCFVPCPMV; via the exons ATGCAACCCTGTAAATGGCTATGGCCATTTTTCCTGGCTGTTTTCGTGACCATCCAGAAAACATCCAGTGCTCTAGACGTCGATATCCAAGACCCAG AATCCATCAAGCAAACCGCAAGGACCGTGGCCCATAATATGATGGCGCACTACCACGGCAACGAACCCGGCAATATCCCAGGCAAAATACCCGACACCTGGTGGGAAGGTGGTGCGCTCTTCATGGCCCTAATCCAATACTGGTATTGGACCGGTGACCCAACCTACAACGAAGTGACGACGCAGGGTATGCTCTGGCAAAAGGGCGAAAGGAACGATTTCTTCCCGCGAAATTGGAGCGTATATCTGGGCAATGACGACCAGATGTTCTGGGGCACGGCGGCTATGACTGCCGCAGAGTTGAATTTCCCGGAACTTGAACAAGGCCAGCCATCATGGGTTTCGCTCGCGCAGGGGGTGTTCAATACTCAGGTTCCGAGATGGGACAATACCGTTTGTGGTGGAGGCATGAGATGGCAGATCTGGCCGTACCAAGCCGGGTATACCACGAAAAATGCGATTTCGAATGGCGGGCTGTTTCAACTTGCTGCAAGGCTGGGGAGGTATACCAAGAATCAGACGTATATTCGGTGGGCAGAGAAGATATGGGATTGGAGTGCGAGGACGCCGCTGCTTACAGGCGATTGGGTTATTGCTGATACGACGAGTATGGAGGACCACTGTCTTGATCATGGGGATCAGCAATGGACGTATAATTATGGGGCTTATTTGAACGGGGCAGCGTATATGTATAATTTG ACCAACGGTGCTGCGAAGTGGAAAGCTGGTATTGATGGCTTGCTGGGGACGGTCTGGGGAACGTTTTTCCCCGGTGGAGGCGCCATGTCGGAGATCGGGTGTGAGATCTCAGAGACTTGCGACAGGAATAAAGATCTATTCAAAGGCCTCCTCTCATCCTGGTTGACCTTTACAGCCACCATTGCACCATATACTGCGGACAGTATCATCCCCCGAATTCAGCAATCTGCCATCGCAGCAGCCGGCCAGTGTTCGTACGGGAGAAGCTGCGGGCGACGCTGGAACCTCGACGACTGGGACGGTAGCGCAACGATGCAGTCTGATATCAGTGCCTTGAGCGTTCTTTCTTCGGCAATGGTCACCTTCAAATACGGAGCTCAGCCATTGACCCCCGAGACTGGAGCTACTAGTAAGAGCAGTCCGAATGCCGGTAGAAACAAGGACAGAATGCCGGGCCAACCACGTCCTATCACGGCTGGTGATCGCTTTGGCGCAGCCGTTGTGACTCTCGTGTTTCTCGCCGCCTGGTGGACGGGCTTTAGCTGGATGGTTAGGGAGGATAAGCGCGATCCATATTGCTGTTTTGTTCCTTGTCCGATGGTGTGA
- the CCT2 gene encoding chaperonin-containing T-complex subunit CCT2 (COG:O;~EggNog:ENOG410PH52;~InterPro:IPR002423,IPR027410,IPR027413,IPR017998, IPR002194,IPR012716,IPR027409;~PFAM:PF00118;~go_component: GO:0005829 - cytosol [Evidence IEA];~go_component: GO:0005832 - chaperonin-containing T-complex [Evidence IEA];~go_function: GO:0005524 - ATP binding [Evidence IEA];~go_function: GO:0051082 - unfolded protein binding [Evidence IEA];~go_process: GO:0006457 - protein folding [Evidence IEA]), with translation MASFANPTQIFADDVIEEKGENARLSAFVGAIAVGDLVKSTLGPKGMDKILQSASTGEILVTNDGATILKAIALDNAAAKVLVNISKVQDDEVGDGTTSVTVLAAELLREAEKLVNRKIHPQTIIEGYRIASRAALEALDKIAVDRSEDLEKFRKDLHSIGRTTLSSKVLAQDRDHFATLACDAVLRLRGSTDLSHIQIIKKAGGKLSDSYLDEGFILDKKIGVNQPKRLENAKILVANTAMDTDKVKIFGARVKVESTGKLADLEKAEREKMKAKVERIKSHGINCFVNRQLIYNWPEQLFTEAGIMSIEHADFDGIERLALVTGGEIASTFDHPDQVKLGQCDVIEEVIIGEDTLIKFSGVAAGQACTIVLRGATEQLLDEAERSLHDALAVLSQTVKEPRVTLGGGCAEMVMSKAVEQAAQNTTGKKQLAVDSFALALRQLPTILADNAGLDSSDLVTRLRQAINNGMTSSGLDLLTPGGGIADMRELGVVESYKLKKAVVSSASEAAELLLRVDNIIRSAPRQRQRM, from the exons ATG GCGTCTTTCGCCAATCCCACGCAGATCTTTGCGGACGATGTTATCgaggagaaaggagagaACGCCCGTCTCTCTGCCTTCGTTggtgccatcgccgtcggagACCTCGTCAAGAGCACACTGGGTCCCAAGGGAATGGACAAGATCTTACAATCAGC GTCGACCGGAGAAATTCTCGTTACGAACGACGGTGCTACCATCCTCAAAGCGATCGCTCTCGACAATGCGGCAGCAAAAGTACTAGTGAACATTTCCAAGGTCCAGGACGACGAGGTTGGCGATGGAACGACCTCCGTGACAGTATTGGCTGCGGAGCTGTTGCGGGAAGCGGAAAAGCTTGTCAACCGCAAGATTCACCCTCAGACTATCATCGAAGGATACCGCATAGCCAGCCGTGCTGCTCTGGAAGCCCTGGACAAGATTGCTGTTGACCGCAGcgaggacctggagaagTTCCGCAAGGACCTTCACTCGATTGGCCGTACTACCCTCAGCTCCAAGGTTCTGGCTCAGGACCGCGACCACTTCGCTACGCTTGCCTGCGATGCCGTTCTCCGACTTCGTGGATCAACCGACCTTAGTCACATTCAGATTATCAAGAAGGCCGGTGGAAAGCTCAGCGACTCTTACCTCGATGAGGGTTTCATTCTGGATAAGAAGATCGGTGTCAACCAACCGAAGCGTCTGGAGAACGCTAAGATTCTCGTTGCAAACACAGCCATGGACACGGACAAGGTGAAGATCTTCGGTGCGCGCGTTAAGGTCGAGTCAACAGGGAAACTTgcggacttggagaaggcggaacgtgagaagatgaaggccaaGGTTGAGCGGATCAAGTCGCACGGCATCAACTGCTTCGTCAACCGACAACTTATCTACAACTGGCCCGAACAGCTGTTCACCGAGGCCGGTATTATGTCTATCGAGCACGCCGACTTTGACGGCATCGAGCGTCTGGCGCTGGTCACCGGCGGTGAGATCGCTTCGACCTTCGACCACCCTGACCAGGTCAAGCTAGGACAGTGTGACGTGATCGAGGAAGTTATCATCGGTGAAGATACCCTTATTAAGTTCTCCGGTGTGGCCGCCGGTCAGGCCTGCACAATTGTCCTCCGTGGTGCTACAGAGCAGcttctcgacgaagccgaGCGCTCGCTCCACGATGCTCTGGCCGTGCTGTCCCAAACCGTCAAGGAACCCCGTGTGACTCTTGGAGGTGGTTGCGCTGAGATGGTCATGTCCAAGGCTGTCGAACAGGCCGCCCAGAACACCACTGGCAAGAAGCAGCTCGCTGTTGACTCATTCGCCCTCGCTCTGAGACAGCTCCCCACAATCCTGGCCGACAACGCCGGTCTAGACTCTAGTGACCTCGTTACCCGACTACGACAGGCAATCAACAACGGCATGACCAGCTCTGGACTGGATCTCCTTACGCCTGGCGGTGGCATTGCTGACATGCGTGAGTTGGGTGTCGTGGAAAGTTACaagttgaagaaggccgTTGTGTCGTCTGCTTCCGAAGCGGCTGAG CTTCTCCTCCGTGTGGACAACATCATCCGCTCTGCCCCCCGTCAACGCCAGCGGATGTAA
- a CDS encoding uncharacterized protein (COG:S;~EggNog:ENOG410PXYG;~InterPro:IPR018844;~PFAM:PF10407), whose protein sequence is MVFLRLTVKVYPRDQAPPSNSFSFRSLLGDRERDDASRASSNTTAGKPASFLIVLENPEEVTLGGLAGMIREKWRKLRPSVESLQIKKLLDDDHESDDLDTDMTVADVFVDNGKARADGHDQRRAVRVIQKPANGEVSPVRFPSVTQDWDAAAEHYEIQRQKKQQQEAGLAVKKLGAIAEEPQGGHGSTSPVDFGDWSNYTPNRTHRRDIPVSSVEKDDEIPVSPSQPPRQSSTREFSRELNGEDSSAPQGHRMGSQELGDSPRSSRAATPKKPTPTRRDSAHSRGSTTRSGTGDARDFDSPALQLRHEHTNSVSPQKKPAPEVAKPNAISLDEESRSEDESYSSDEIPEKNDKDKADKDGDIAMGEDSTPNKKQSPVAAKQRATAVEIPASSAATDSQLRKRKNSADHTSPHKEPRLDRTTPPAAVNGDKRLNNLSPGTPRFSPSGRRLGGTESFTGVARRLSFSERPSEPPSHGLGLGITRSPPKKPSVLVDLSQNSTQSGGDVPQSTPIPTSSAPTARQGSVTQNISTPANVQNPADKLKNLHSALRKDASVERNSVRRSVSFAGDDDVHITASQPAPTSTPMETAKPSETGPASEKRRSSGSMVFPPGVSMERIAQLEREAEEKIERRKNERAEFEGKIKAVEKDKTKSEYAKKLKMAYKTWQSILTNEKNGRKNRAESAARLENELKKQRAEIKKMENSMNKPPSQDKVTKSQTQKPVKSQTDTKKDTPGSSKRSSTPSTDETKKSQSSQKSPKPQQDAKDDASASPKPTSAPATDRNTKSPVSISGWNAINAKSPTSTAKSAAPTANGTAPKSTPKEPTARTVATRTLSGSKASKPASIQSQNSTASDEIDLPAMKVQARTNANPTKKAAQEPVEVSSSSESEEETSSDDSSESESESDSSDEETKNKMPGAATSSSTKSPQKASKAASPPSAQRTTKSPAPSSQQTSQAPSQGESWRWPRASQASSTRLSLKSIKGEVASQAQAQAAAKVAPQKRGQPRKDLFSPPDSDSDETESESESESSSSSDDSDSGSDDKKGTGANGSKRSNSPGSVADAGDIMSSGQVQKLRPARLGGRV, encoded by the exons ATGGTTTTCCTACGACTCACCGTCAAGGTCTACCCCCGAGACCAGGCGCCACCCTCCAactctttctccttccgcTCGCTGCTGGGCGATCGCGAACGCGACGATGCCAGCCGCGCTTCCTCCAACACAACGGCCGGAAAGCCCGCGAGCTTTCTGATCGTCCTAGAGAATCCGGAAGAAGTCACACTGGGTGGGTTGGCCGGAATGATAAGGGAGAAatggaggaagttgaggccGAGTGTAGA ATCTCTTCAGATCAAGAAACTCCTCGATGATGACCATGAATCCGATGACCTCGATACCGATATGACGGTTGCGGATGTGTTTGTGGACAATGGAAAGGCGCGTGCCGATGGCCATGACCAACGCAGGGCCGTTCGTGTTATCCAGAAGCCAGCCAATGGAGAAGTGTCTCCCGTGCGGTTCCCTTCGGTTACGCAGGATTGGGATGCTGCGGCTGAGCACTACGAAATCCAGCGCcagaagaagcagcagcaggaggcggGACTTGCTGTCAAGAAGCTGGGTGCCATTGCGGAAGAACCTCAAGGAGGACATGGCTCAACATCGCCGGTGGATTTTGGGGACTGGTCTAATTATACTCCTAATCGGACCCATCGCAGAGACATCCCCGTGTCCTCTGTTGAGAAGGATGATGAAATCCCTGTCTCGCCATCTCAGCCACCACGCCAGTCATCAACTCGGGAATTTTCACGGGAACTCAATGGTGAAGATTCCAGTGCTCCTCAGGGGCACCGTATGGGAAGCCAAGAGCTTGGTGATTCGCCTCGTTCGTCTCGCGCAGCAACACCGAAGAAGCCTACCCCTACCAGACGTGATTCAGCGCATAGTCGGGGGTCAACAACTCGATCCGGAACCGGCGACGCCCGTGATTTCGACTCCCCTGCACTACAGTTGAGACACGAGCACACCAATTCGGTATCTCCACAGAAAAAGCCCGCTCCGGAGGTGGCCAAGCCCAACGCAATCTCCCTGGACGAGGAATCGCGAAGCGAAGATGAATCTTATTCGAGTGACGAAATCCCCGAAAAGAATGACAAGGATAAAGCGGATAAGGACGGTGACATTGCTATGGGCGAAGATTCTACGCCTAATAAGAAGCAGTCTCCGGTGGCTGCTAAGCAGCGCGCAACTGCCGTCGAAATACCCGCTAGCTCTGCTGCCACCGACTCGCAGTTGCGAAAGCGCAAAAATAGTGCCGACCACACATCTCCTCACAAAGAACCGCGCTTGGATAGAACTACCCCTCCCGCTGCCGTAAATGGTGACAAACGACTCAACAACCTTTCTCCTGGGACCCCTAGATTCAGCCCGTCAGGAAGGCGACTGGGGGGGACGGAGTCTTTCACCGGAGTTGCCCGCCGTCTCAGTTTCTCGGAACGACCATCAGAACCTCCTAGCCACGGCTTGGGACTGGGTATTACCAGGAGTCCACCTAAGAAGCCATCGGTATTAGTTGATCTGTCTCAGAATTCGACGCAATCGGGTGGAGATGTTCCTCAAAGCACTCCGATACCCACCAGTAGTGCACCTACAGCTCGGCAGGGTTCAGTCACGCAGAATATCTCGACTCCGGCAAACGTGCAGAACCCGGCCGATAAGTTGAAGAATTTACACTCTGCCTTACGAAAAGATGCCTCTGTTGAGAGAAACTCTGTGCGCCGCTCAGTTTCATTCGCAGGGGACGATGATGTTCATATCACGGCCTCGCAGCCGGcaccaacctcaacacccatGGAAACAGCCAAGCCTTCTGAGACCGGACCGGCCTCGGAGAAAAGGAGATCTAGCGGGTCAATGGTTTTCCCTCCAGGTGTTTCCATGGAGCGCATTGCTCAGCTTGAACGCGAGGCAGAGGAGAAAATCGAACGCCGGAAGAATGAGCGAGCCGAGTTTGAGGGAAAGATCaaggctgttgagaaggacAAAACCAAGTCGGAGTATGCGAAGAAACTCAAGATGGCGTACAAAACCTGGCAATCGATCCTCACTAATGAGAAGAACGGCCGGAAGAATCGCGCGGAAAGTGCGGCTAGACTTGAGAACGAGCTCAAGAAACAACGAGCAgagatcaagaagatggaaaaTTCGATGAACAAACCGCCGTCGCAGGACAAGGTAACGAAATCGCAAACTCAGAAGCCCGTAAAATCTCAGACGGATACAAAGAAGGATACTCCAGGGTCGTCAAAGCGGAGTTCTACACCATCTACCGATGAGACGAAGAAATCACAGTCTTCTCAAAAGTCTCCGAAGCCCCAACAGGATGCGAAGGATGATGCTTCGGCATCACCAAAACCGACATCCGCACCGGCTACTGATCGGAACACGAAATCACCAGTAAGCATTTCGGGTTGGAATGCGATCAACGCCAAATCCCCGACGAGCACTGCAAAATCAGCCGCTCCCACAGCGAACGGGACTGCCCCCAAGTCTACTCCCAAGGAACCTACCGCACGTACAGTAGCAACTAGAACTCTGTCAGGATCAAAGGCATCCAAACCGGCATCAATTCAGTCGCAGAACTCGACAGCGTCCGATGAGATCGATCTACCCGCTATGAAGGTGCAAGCCCGCACCAATGCCAATCCAACTAAGAAGGCCGCTCAGGAGCCAGTGGAGGTATCTTCGTCATCAGAGTCCGAGGAAGAGACCTCCTCAGATGACTCCTCCgaatccgagtccgagtccgatTCCTCTGACGAAGAGACCAAGAACAAGATGCCAGGCGCCGcgacatcatcctcaactAAGTCTCCACAGAAGGCCAGCAAAGCcgcatctcctccctctgccCAACGAACCACCAAATCCCCCGCCCCATCTTCACAGCAAACATCCCAGGCTCCGTCCCAGGGCGAAAGCTGGCGCTGGCCCAGAGCCTCCCAAGCCTCATCTACCCGCCTTTCACTCAAGAGCATAAAGGGCGAAGTCGCAAgccaagcccaagcccaagcgGCTGCAAAGGTAGCTCCTCAGAAGCGTGGCCAGCCACGTAAGGATCTCTTCTCGCCGCCTGATAGCGACTCGGATGAGACGGAGAGTGAAAGTGAAAGCGAGAGCAGCAGTAGCAGTGACGACAGTGATAGCGGCAGCGACGATAAAAAAGGCACTGGTGCTAATGGGAGCAAGCGCAGCAACAGCCCCGGTAGTGTTGCTGATGCCGGCGACATTATGTCTAGCGGACAGGTTCAGAAACTGAGGCCTGCGCGCCTTGGGGGAAGAGTTTAG